One window of the Cherax quadricarinatus isolate ZL_2023a chromosome 1, ASM3850222v1, whole genome shotgun sequence genome contains the following:
- the RecQ4 gene encoding uncharacterized protein RecQ4 isoform X3, with product MAERRPGSSLQDMLNQAKLRIKKWESEYISVNSCRPDKAALAMAPDDIKAAYKSYHYYRKGSKSTDSSTREQAKDKSDSYDQKTVCDTPLKDEDVGFNNTCNGGDSSQNFNCSNRLSVDSSDDRKKDVVKTLEKTTAVSSGDVSLSNPQCEVPSPSPINGSVWGSHLNKSNQQTHSKTVSKDTSLYTKMAEKLRASGTIKVRTSLKPSKKLTRGVPKICVQGTTSVEEKSQRDKENISDITSEHKFELYADSITSQEAVPWEENFKKITATGINTLISTIKNSCVSENIEEASSSILDDLGNSSLKADYPGKKSLKFHIRRDDIKSCTQTTRAISLVTSTDLETEALGVKKKAGLNRGWVLRCTGTELGEKSEKEGWSAPSENWKMKVIDKEWNMDEEDGILSLPSSPQETLASSMKGDSNQAQKESHTVSVIGSSVHRKCNPRKIKKNSVSGEQDLEKSCLVHKHNKANNTQGENLSIENSSDAVVEEKCKRRTLRKKGSTVSKVACGIKTDNCNIDDDPYTLNGKMLSHVSKNLTQEEPINELKDSETCIIPPLDETGYNEKNGTCVIQEAQTEENSCAKHVRKRKNETLEELEESGVIQSVWPPPKKKRVARKKLAKAVAVPGKKQGRTLSRIVKKGKKAPETKSTDSTDEIQQSVKNKTHCSKPIVEDYNEIEDIEAHGTKKTNKKSYLSIEERFLKKVSTGASNNNYVRINLKKKTFVRGKRSMNAARYKRQEWKNKQIMKSAESGNKGAIKSLTCFKCGDFGHWAKNCSGKKGDNLLSLETYNENESTFLSLEDAASLALGIKPCSSVLPPPSKMFPGVEESEENPYSLTEENQKVQESSTFNETVKKTDKFEKNCTTNLEESDDLVEMPEEAFNLTDLDDDIFVNINEENMQNTDTSNKNLTQGTEIKNFQHSGPSVQSHSTFTCNKPTVKSLYPLQNGEVGPTPKEVYDALHMFGFSDFRPGQENAVMRVLSGQPTLLVLSTGSGKSLCYQLPAYLYAKHNHCITICVSPLVSLMEDQVTGLPHFLHAVCLHTHQNSTQRSHAMNAIQSGSAQILLVSPEAVVASRTGGVLGTLLKELPPVAFACLDEAHCVSEWSHNFRPSYLRVCQVLRERLGVQTILGLTATARQATALSIARHLLIPNFDSGIIRGTSVPENLHLSVSRDQIREQALISLLQGERFSTCGSIIIYCTRRDECERVATLIRTHLLDPKKVDVKSNLKRTKGISFDAEAYHAGLSSHRRQQVQKKFMSGKLRIVVATVAFGMGIDKADVRGIIHFNMPRNVESYVQEIGRAGRDGEVAHCHLFLDSLDGRDIQELKRHIYANSVDRHTVRKLLNKVFKPCACAKIKKLANFEESENDKKSVSDEKYDVSNVSPSPEFTSCTPISINSQEFRTNEDHENKIPSNTELSSLDNFSVKLSASSCPRHEVAIPIDTVVEELDLPEENLETLLCYIELHQGNLIHLNSHVYANCTVSCYGGPRQLVAVSRRCPPLAVAIALERQKGVRFENTNRVSFPVVEVSSRMGWNSKIVKRELKALEWNTQTLSTGGKVKRSGVTVEFTDLSFHLEARGDLSDDELDQLLDALYRRAQTQEQDQLRQLHFTYELLRSVSHGSILLCCDSVDMDRCAQLRGELRKYFSKDGIDLSKVKVEEKVYLRPEIEGSIRNSVRALISTHVDQQWTGRAVARVFHGIGSPNFPTDVWGRVRRFWRQHLNTDFNLLLSIATQEILKCK from the coding sequence AAATGGGAAAGTGAATACATATCTGTCAACAGTTGCCGTCCAGACAAAGCTGCCCTTGCGATGGCACCTGATGACATAAAGGCAGCTTACAAGTCTTATCACTACTATCGTAAAGGCTCAAAATCAACAGACAGCAGCACTAGAGAGCAGGCAAAAGATAAAAGTGACAGTTATGATCAGAAAACAGTTTGTGATACACCTTTAAAAGATGAAGATGTAGGCTTCAATAATACTTGTAATGGTGGAGACTCTTCACAGAATTTTAATTGTTCTAATAGACTATCAGTTGACAGCAGTGATGACAGAAAAAAGGATGTTGTGAAGACATTAGAAAAGACTACAGCCGTGTCTTCAGGGGATGTCAGCTTGTCGAACCCTCAGTGTGAAGTTCCATCACCAAGTCCCATCAATGGCAGTGTTTGGGGTAGTCATCTCAACAAAAGTAATCAACAGACACACTCAAAAACAGTTAGCAAGGACACATCACTATATACAAAAATGGCAGAAAAGCTCCGGGCTAGTGGCACCATAAAAGTTAGAACATCCCTGAAGCCATCAAAAAAGCTGACTAGAGGTGTACCAAAAATTTGCGTGCAGGGTACTACAAGTGTAGAGGAAAAGAGTCAGAGAGATAAGGAAAATATTTCTGATATAACCTCTGAGCATAAATTTGAGTTATATGCTGATAGCATCACATCTCAAGAGGCAGTACCTTGGGAAGAAAACTTTAAAAAAATTACTGCTACTGGGATTAATACTCTGATCTCCACTATTAAAAACTCTTGTGTTTCTGAAAATATAGAAGAGGCGAGTTCCAGTATTTTGGATGACTTGGGAAATAGTTCTCTGAAGGCTGATTACCCTGGTAAGAAGTCCTTAAAGTTTCACATTAGACGGGATGATATAAAGTCTTGTACTCAGACCACTAGAGCTATTTCACTTGTTACATCTACTGATTTAGAAACTGAAGCACTTGGTGTCAAGAAGAAAGCGGGTCTGAATCGTGGGTGGGTGTTGCGTTGTACAGGCACAGAACTCGGAGAGAAATCAGAGAAGGAAGGTTGGAGTGCCCCTTCTGAAAACTGGAAGATGAAAGTTATTGACAAAGAATGGAATATGGATGAGGAAGATGGAATATTAAGTTTACCAAGTTCACCACAAGAAACATTAGCTTCTAGTATGAAAGGAGATTCTAATCAGGCACAAAAAGAGTCACACACAGTATCTGTTATTGGTAGTTCAGTACACAGGAAATGCAACccaagaaaaataaagaaaaactcgGTTTCAGGTGAGCAAGATCTTGAAAAAAGTTGTTTGGTTCATaaacataataaggcaaataacaCTCAAGGAGAAAATCTTTCCATTGAAAACTCAAGtgatgcagtggttgaggaaAAGTGCAAAAGAAGAACTTTGAGGAAAAAGGGAAGTACAGTTAGCAAGGTTGCTTGTGGCATTAAAACAGATAATTGCAACATAGATGATGATCCATATACACTAAATGGAAAAATGTTGAGCCATGTCAGCAAAAACCTAACACAAGAAGAACCCATAAATGAGCTGAAAGATAGTGAGACATGCATCATTCCACCTCTTGATGAAACAGGTTATAATGAGAAAAATGGCACATGTGTAATACAGGAGGCACAAACAGAGGAAAACAGCTGTGCTAAACATGTAAGAAAAAGGAAGAATGAAACTTTAGAAGAATTGGAGGAAAGTGGAGTGATTCAGTCAGTTTGGCCACCACCCAAGAAGAAGAGAGTAGCAAGAAAGAAACTGGCTAAGGCTGTTGCAGTACCTGGAAAAAAACAAGGCAGAACTTTAAGTAGAATTGTAAAAAAAGGAAAGAAGGCACCAGAGACCAAGTCTACTGATTCCACTGATGAAATACAACAAAGTGTGAAAAATAAAACTCATTGTTCAAAGCCCATTGTAGAGGATTATAATGAAATAGAAGACATAGAGGCACATGGCACGAAAAAAACTAACAAAAAGTCTTATTTGAGTATTGAGGAACGCTTTTTAAAGAAAGTTTCCACTGGAGCTTCCAATAATAATTATGTACGCATTAATTTAAAGAAAAAGACATTTGTTCGTGGCAAAAGAAGTATGAATGCTGCTAGATATAAAAGACaggaatggaaaaataaacagatTATGAAAAGTGCCGAGTCGGGAAACAAGGGTGCCATAAAGTCACTTACTTGTTTTAAGTGTGGTGACTTCGGACATTGGGCCAAAAACTGTTCAGGTAAGAAAGGTGATAATCTCCTCTCTCTAGAGACTTATAATGAAAATGAATCTACATTTCTCAGTCTTGAAGATGCAGCATCACTGGCCTTGGGTATCAAGCCTTGTAGCAGTGTATTGCCACCACCTTCAAAAATGTTTCCAGGAGTTGAAGAGTCGGAAGAAAATCCTTACTCACTTACTGAGGAAAATCAGAAAGTCCAAGAATCATCCACTTTCAATGAAACAGTTAAAAAGACAGATAAATTTGAAAAGAATTGCACTACAAATCTTGAAGAAAGTGATGATTTAGTGGAAATGCCAGAAGAAGCGTTCAACCTTACAGACTTAGATGAtgatatttttgttaatattaatgaagaaaatatgCAGAATACTGACACCAGCAATAAAAACCTTACACAAGGCACAGAGATAAAAAATTTCCAGCATTCTGGTCCTTCAGTGCAGTCGCATTCAACTTTCACTTGTAATAAACCAACTGTGAAATCACTTTATCCTTTACAGAATGGAGAGGTTGGTCCTACACCAAAGGAGGTATATGATGCCCTTCATATGTTTGGTTTCTCAGATTTCAGACCAGGCCAAGAGAATGCTGTCATGAGAGTTTTGTCTGGACAGCCAACACTGTTGGTTTTATCAACAGGCTCGGGTAAGAGTTTGTGTTATCAGCTACCAGCTTACCTTTATGCTAAACACAATCACTGCATCACTATATGCGTATCGCCCCTCGTGTCACTCATGGAGGACCAGGTTACTGGTCTTCCTCACTTTCTTCATGCTGTTTGCCTTCACACACACCAAAACTCAACACAGCGTTCCCATGCCATGAATGCTATTCAGTCTGGATCTGCTCAAATTTTGCTAGTTTCTCCAGAAGCTGTGGTAGCAAGCCGTACAGGTGGAGTCCTTGGTACATTACTCAAAGAATTGCCTCCAGTAGCTTTTGCCTGTCTAGATGAAGCTCATTGTGTGTCTGAATGGTCTCATAATTTCCGTCCATCTTATCTTCGTGTCTGTCAGGTCTTACGAGAGAGATTAGGTGTTCAGACAATTTTAGGCTTGACTGCTACTGCCCGCCAGGCTACGGCACTTAGCATTGCACGGCATCTGCTTATTCCAAATTTTGACAGTGGCATAATTCGTGGCACAAGTGTTCCAGAAAACCTTCATTTGTCTGTATCTCGTGACCAAATTCGGGAACAAGCATTAATATCATTGCTACAAGGAGAGAGGTTCTCTACATGTGGTTCCATCATCATTTATTGCACCCGACGTGATGAATGTGAACGAGTTGCCACACTAATCAGGACCCACCTGTTAGATCCCAAAAAAGTTGATGTGAAGAGTAATCTAAAAAGAACGAAGGGAATTTCTTTTGATGCAGAGGCTTACCATGCTGGGTTAAGTTCACATAGGCGGCAACAGGTTCAGAAAAAGTTTATGTCTGGTAAACTGAGAATAGTTGTTGCCACAGTAGCCTTTGGTATGGGAATAGATAAAGCAGATGTACGGGGCATTATCCACTTCAACATGCCTAGAAATGTCGAGAGCTATGTACAGGAGATTGGACGGGCTGGCCGTGATGGAGAAGTGGCTCATTGTCATCTCTTTCTTGATTCACTTGATGGAAGGGATATCCAGGAACTCAAGAGACATATATACGCCAATTCTGTCGACCGACACACAGTAAGGAAACTCCTCAACAAGGTATTTAAACCTTGTGCTTGTGCCAAAATAAAAAAGCTCGCAAACTTTGAAGAAAGTGAGAATGACAAGAAAAGTGTTAGCGATGAGAAATATGATGTTTCTAATGTTTCGCCATCACCTGAGTTTACATCTTGTACCCCAATTTCCATCAACAGTCAGGAATTTAGGACGAATGAAGACCATGAGAACAAAATACCCTCAAATACTGAACTGTCTTCTTTAGATAATTTTTCAGTGAAGTTATCAGCTTCCTCTTGTCCACGACATGAAGTAGCAATACCCATAGATACTGTAGTGGAGGAACTTGACCTTCCCGAAGAAAATTTGGAGACTTTATTATGCTACATAGAGCTACACCAAGGAAACCTTATTCACCTTAATTCACACGTGTATGCAAACTGCACCGTTTCGTGCTATGGAGGGCCGAGACAGTTAGTGGCTGTGAGTCGCCGATGTCCACCTCTGGCTGTTGCCATTGCTCTTGAACGTCAGAAAGGAGTCAGGTTTGAAAACACCAACCGAGTGAGCTTTCCAGTAGTAGAGGTGTCGTCTCGAATGGGCTGGAACAGTAAGATTGTCAAGCGGGAGCTCAAGGCACTAGAGTGGAACACACAAACTCTGTCAACTGGAGGAAAGGTCAAACGATCGGGAGTGACAGTCGAGTTCACTGACCTGTCCTTCCACTTGGAAGCTCGAGGAGACTTGAGTGATGACGAGCTTGACCAGTTATTAGATGCTCTATATAGAAGAGCTCAGACCCAGGAGCAAGACCAGTTAAGACAACTTCATTTTACATATGAACTGCTCCGTTCTGTTTCACATGGCTCTATTTTATTATGCTGTGATTCAGTTGACATGGACCGATGTGCCCAACTCAGAGGAGAATTACGGAAATACTTTTCCAAAGATGGAATAGATTTGTCCAAGGTTAAGGTTGAGGAAAAAGTATATTTACGACCTGAAATTGAAGGAAGCATTCGTAACAGTGTACGTGCTCTTATATCAACCCATGTGGATCAGCAGTGGACTGGACGAGCAGTAGCACGAGTATTCCATGGCATAGGTTCACCAAATTTCCCTACTGATGTCTGGGGTCGTGTTCGACGCTTTTGGAGACAACATCTAAATACAGACTTCAATTTGTTATTAAGTATTGCTACTCAAGAAATTTTAAAgtgtaaataa
- the RecQ4 gene encoding uncharacterized protein RecQ4 isoform X1: protein MQILFSRETPRHHAARRIVLVVLYLFDRSPMAERRPGSSLQDMLNQAKLRIKKWESEYISVNSCRPDKAALAMAPDDIKAAYKSYHYYRKGSKSTDSSTREQAKDKSDSYDQKTVCDTPLKDEDVGFNNTCNGGDSSQNFNCSNRLSVDSSDDRKKDVVKTLEKTTAVSSGDVSLSNPQCEVPSPSPINGSVWGSHLNKSNQQTHSKTVSKDTSLYTKMAEKLRASGTIKVRTSLKPSKKLTRGVPKICVQGTTSVEEKSQRDKENISDITSEHKFELYADSITSQEAVPWEENFKKITATGINTLISTIKNSCVSENIEEASSSILDDLGNSSLKADYPGKKSLKFHIRRDDIKSCTQTTRAISLVTSTDLETEALGVKKKAGLNRGWVLRCTGTELGEKSEKEGWSAPSENWKMKVIDKEWNMDEEDGILSLPSSPQETLASSMKGDSNQAQKESHTVSVIGSSVHRKCNPRKIKKNSVSGEQDLEKSCLVHKHNKANNTQGENLSIENSSDAVVEEKCKRRTLRKKGSTVSKVACGIKTDNCNIDDDPYTLNGKMLSHVSKNLTQEEPINELKDSETCIIPPLDETGYNEKNGTCVIQEAQTEENSCAKHVRKRKNETLEELEESGVIQSVWPPPKKKRVARKKLAKAVAVPGKKQGRTLSRIVKKGKKAPETKSTDSTDEIQQSVKNKTHCSKPIVEDYNEIEDIEAHGTKKTNKKSYLSIEERFLKKVSTGASNNNYVRINLKKKTFVRGKRSMNAARYKRQEWKNKQIMKSAESGNKGAIKSLTCFKCGDFGHWAKNCSGKKGDNLLSLETYNENESTFLSLEDAASLALGIKPCSSVLPPPSKMFPGVEESEENPYSLTEENQKVQESSTFNETVKKTDKFEKNCTTNLEESDDLVEMPEEAFNLTDLDDDIFVNINEENMQNTDTSNKNLTQGTEIKNFQHSGPSVQSHSTFTCNKPTVKSLYPLQNGEVGPTPKEVYDALHMFGFSDFRPGQENAVMRVLSGQPTLLVLSTGSGKSLCYQLPAYLYAKHNHCITICVSPLVSLMEDQVTGLPHFLHAVCLHTHQNSTQRSHAMNAIQSGSAQILLVSPEAVVASRTGGVLGTLLKELPPVAFACLDEAHCVSEWSHNFRPSYLRVCQVLRERLGVQTILGLTATARQATALSIARHLLIPNFDSGIIRGTSVPENLHLSVSRDQIREQALISLLQGERFSTCGSIIIYCTRRDECERVATLIRTHLLDPKKVDVKSNLKRTKGISFDAEAYHAGLSSHRRQQVQKKFMSGKLRIVVATVAFGMGIDKADVRGIIHFNMPRNVESYVQEIGRAGRDGEVAHCHLFLDSLDGRDIQELKRHIYANSVDRHTVRKLLNKVFKPCACAKIKKLANFEESENDKKSVSDEKYDVSNVSPSPEFTSCTPISINSQEFRTNEDHENKIPSNTELSSLDNFSVKLSASSCPRHEVAIPIDTVVEELDLPEENLETLLCYIELHQGNLIHLNSHVYANCTVSCYGGPRQLVAVSRRCPPLAVAIALERQKGVRFENTNRVSFPVVEVSSRMGWNSKIVKRELKALEWNTQTLSTGGKVKRSGVTVEFTDLSFHLEARGDLSDDELDQLLDALYRRAQTQEQDQLRQLHFTYELLRSVSHGSILLCCDSVDMDRCAQLRGELRKYFSKDGIDLSKVKVEEKVYLRPEIEGSIRNSVRALISTHVDQQWTGRAVARVFHGIGSPNFPTDVWGRVRRFWRQHLNTDFNLLLSIATQEILKCK from the coding sequence AAATGGGAAAGTGAATACATATCTGTCAACAGTTGCCGTCCAGACAAAGCTGCCCTTGCGATGGCACCTGATGACATAAAGGCAGCTTACAAGTCTTATCACTACTATCGTAAAGGCTCAAAATCAACAGACAGCAGCACTAGAGAGCAGGCAAAAGATAAAAGTGACAGTTATGATCAGAAAACAGTTTGTGATACACCTTTAAAAGATGAAGATGTAGGCTTCAATAATACTTGTAATGGTGGAGACTCTTCACAGAATTTTAATTGTTCTAATAGACTATCAGTTGACAGCAGTGATGACAGAAAAAAGGATGTTGTGAAGACATTAGAAAAGACTACAGCCGTGTCTTCAGGGGATGTCAGCTTGTCGAACCCTCAGTGTGAAGTTCCATCACCAAGTCCCATCAATGGCAGTGTTTGGGGTAGTCATCTCAACAAAAGTAATCAACAGACACACTCAAAAACAGTTAGCAAGGACACATCACTATATACAAAAATGGCAGAAAAGCTCCGGGCTAGTGGCACCATAAAAGTTAGAACATCCCTGAAGCCATCAAAAAAGCTGACTAGAGGTGTACCAAAAATTTGCGTGCAGGGTACTACAAGTGTAGAGGAAAAGAGTCAGAGAGATAAGGAAAATATTTCTGATATAACCTCTGAGCATAAATTTGAGTTATATGCTGATAGCATCACATCTCAAGAGGCAGTACCTTGGGAAGAAAACTTTAAAAAAATTACTGCTACTGGGATTAATACTCTGATCTCCACTATTAAAAACTCTTGTGTTTCTGAAAATATAGAAGAGGCGAGTTCCAGTATTTTGGATGACTTGGGAAATAGTTCTCTGAAGGCTGATTACCCTGGTAAGAAGTCCTTAAAGTTTCACATTAGACGGGATGATATAAAGTCTTGTACTCAGACCACTAGAGCTATTTCACTTGTTACATCTACTGATTTAGAAACTGAAGCACTTGGTGTCAAGAAGAAAGCGGGTCTGAATCGTGGGTGGGTGTTGCGTTGTACAGGCACAGAACTCGGAGAGAAATCAGAGAAGGAAGGTTGGAGTGCCCCTTCTGAAAACTGGAAGATGAAAGTTATTGACAAAGAATGGAATATGGATGAGGAAGATGGAATATTAAGTTTACCAAGTTCACCACAAGAAACATTAGCTTCTAGTATGAAAGGAGATTCTAATCAGGCACAAAAAGAGTCACACACAGTATCTGTTATTGGTAGTTCAGTACACAGGAAATGCAACccaagaaaaataaagaaaaactcgGTTTCAGGTGAGCAAGATCTTGAAAAAAGTTGTTTGGTTCATaaacataataaggcaaataacaCTCAAGGAGAAAATCTTTCCATTGAAAACTCAAGtgatgcagtggttgaggaaAAGTGCAAAAGAAGAACTTTGAGGAAAAAGGGAAGTACAGTTAGCAAGGTTGCTTGTGGCATTAAAACAGATAATTGCAACATAGATGATGATCCATATACACTAAATGGAAAAATGTTGAGCCATGTCAGCAAAAACCTAACACAAGAAGAACCCATAAATGAGCTGAAAGATAGTGAGACATGCATCATTCCACCTCTTGATGAAACAGGTTATAATGAGAAAAATGGCACATGTGTAATACAGGAGGCACAAACAGAGGAAAACAGCTGTGCTAAACATGTAAGAAAAAGGAAGAATGAAACTTTAGAAGAATTGGAGGAAAGTGGAGTGATTCAGTCAGTTTGGCCACCACCCAAGAAGAAGAGAGTAGCAAGAAAGAAACTGGCTAAGGCTGTTGCAGTACCTGGAAAAAAACAAGGCAGAACTTTAAGTAGAATTGTAAAAAAAGGAAAGAAGGCACCAGAGACCAAGTCTACTGATTCCACTGATGAAATACAACAAAGTGTGAAAAATAAAACTCATTGTTCAAAGCCCATTGTAGAGGATTATAATGAAATAGAAGACATAGAGGCACATGGCACGAAAAAAACTAACAAAAAGTCTTATTTGAGTATTGAGGAACGCTTTTTAAAGAAAGTTTCCACTGGAGCTTCCAATAATAATTATGTACGCATTAATTTAAAGAAAAAGACATTTGTTCGTGGCAAAAGAAGTATGAATGCTGCTAGATATAAAAGACaggaatggaaaaataaacagatTATGAAAAGTGCCGAGTCGGGAAACAAGGGTGCCATAAAGTCACTTACTTGTTTTAAGTGTGGTGACTTCGGACATTGGGCCAAAAACTGTTCAGGTAAGAAAGGTGATAATCTCCTCTCTCTAGAGACTTATAATGAAAATGAATCTACATTTCTCAGTCTTGAAGATGCAGCATCACTGGCCTTGGGTATCAAGCCTTGTAGCAGTGTATTGCCACCACCTTCAAAAATGTTTCCAGGAGTTGAAGAGTCGGAAGAAAATCCTTACTCACTTACTGAGGAAAATCAGAAAGTCCAAGAATCATCCACTTTCAATGAAACAGTTAAAAAGACAGATAAATTTGAAAAGAATTGCACTACAAATCTTGAAGAAAGTGATGATTTAGTGGAAATGCCAGAAGAAGCGTTCAACCTTACAGACTTAGATGAtgatatttttgttaatattaatgaagaaaatatgCAGAATACTGACACCAGCAATAAAAACCTTACACAAGGCACAGAGATAAAAAATTTCCAGCATTCTGGTCCTTCAGTGCAGTCGCATTCAACTTTCACTTGTAATAAACCAACTGTGAAATCACTTTATCCTTTACAGAATGGAGAGGTTGGTCCTACACCAAAGGAGGTATATGATGCCCTTCATATGTTTGGTTTCTCAGATTTCAGACCAGGCCAAGAGAATGCTGTCATGAGAGTTTTGTCTGGACAGCCAACACTGTTGGTTTTATCAACAGGCTCGGGTAAGAGTTTGTGTTATCAGCTACCAGCTTACCTTTATGCTAAACACAATCACTGCATCACTATATGCGTATCGCCCCTCGTGTCACTCATGGAGGACCAGGTTACTGGTCTTCCTCACTTTCTTCATGCTGTTTGCCTTCACACACACCAAAACTCAACACAGCGTTCCCATGCCATGAATGCTATTCAGTCTGGATCTGCTCAAATTTTGCTAGTTTCTCCAGAAGCTGTGGTAGCAAGCCGTACAGGTGGAGTCCTTGGTACATTACTCAAAGAATTGCCTCCAGTAGCTTTTGCCTGTCTAGATGAAGCTCATTGTGTGTCTGAATGGTCTCATAATTTCCGTCCATCTTATCTTCGTGTCTGTCAGGTCTTACGAGAGAGATTAGGTGTTCAGACAATTTTAGGCTTGACTGCTACTGCCCGCCAGGCTACGGCACTTAGCATTGCACGGCATCTGCTTATTCCAAATTTTGACAGTGGCATAATTCGTGGCACAAGTGTTCCAGAAAACCTTCATTTGTCTGTATCTCGTGACCAAATTCGGGAACAAGCATTAATATCATTGCTACAAGGAGAGAGGTTCTCTACATGTGGTTCCATCATCATTTATTGCACCCGACGTGATGAATGTGAACGAGTTGCCACACTAATCAGGACCCACCTGTTAGATCCCAAAAAAGTTGATGTGAAGAGTAATCTAAAAAGAACGAAGGGAATTTCTTTTGATGCAGAGGCTTACCATGCTGGGTTAAGTTCACATAGGCGGCAACAGGTTCAGAAAAAGTTTATGTCTGGTAAACTGAGAATAGTTGTTGCCACAGTAGCCTTTGGTATGGGAATAGATAAAGCAGATGTACGGGGCATTATCCACTTCAACATGCCTAGAAATGTCGAGAGCTATGTACAGGAGATTGGACGGGCTGGCCGTGATGGAGAAGTGGCTCATTGTCATCTCTTTCTTGATTCACTTGATGGAAGGGATATCCAGGAACTCAAGAGACATATATACGCCAATTCTGTCGACCGACACACAGTAAGGAAACTCCTCAACAAGGTATTTAAACCTTGTGCTTGTGCCAAAATAAAAAAGCTCGCAAACTTTGAAGAAAGTGAGAATGACAAGAAAAGTGTTAGCGATGAGAAATATGATGTTTCTAATGTTTCGCCATCACCTGAGTTTACATCTTGTACCCCAATTTCCATCAACAGTCAGGAATTTAGGACGAATGAAGACCATGAGAACAAAATACCCTCAAATACTGAACTGTCTTCTTTAGATAATTTTTCAGTGAAGTTATCAGCTTCCTCTTGTCCACGACATGAAGTAGCAATACCCATAGATACTGTAGTGGAGGAACTTGACCTTCCCGAAGAAAATTTGGAGACTTTATTATGCTACATAGAGCTACACCAAGGAAACCTTATTCACCTTAATTCACACGTGTATGCAAACTGCACCGTTTCGTGCTATGGAGGGCCGAGACAGTTAGTGGCTGTGAGTCGCCGATGTCCACCTCTGGCTGTTGCCATTGCTCTTGAACGTCAGAAAGGAGTCAGGTTTGAAAACACCAACCGAGTGAGCTTTCCAGTAGTAGAGGTGTCGTCTCGAATGGGCTGGAACAGTAAGATTGTCAAGCGGGAGCTCAAGGCACTAGAGTGGAACACACAAACTCTGTCAACTGGAGGAAAGGTCAAACGATCGGGAGTGACAGTCGAGTTCACTGACCTGTCCTTCCACTTGGAAGCTCGAGGAGACTTGAGTGATGACGAGCTTGACCAGTTATTAGATGCTCTATATAGAAGAGCTCAGACCCAGGAGCAAGACCAGTTAAGACAACTTCATTTTACATATGAACTGCTCCGTTCTGTTTCACATGGCTCTATTTTATTATGCTGTGATTCAGTTGACATGGACCGATGTGCCCAACTCAGAGGAGAATTACGGAAATACTTTTCCAAAGATGGAATAGATTTGTCCAAGGTTAAGGTTGAGGAAAAAGTATATTTACGACCTGAAATTGAAGGAAGCATTCGTAACAGTGTACGTGCTCTTATATCAACCCATGTGGATCAGCAGTGGACTGGACGAGCAGTAGCACGAGTATTCCATGGCATAGGTTCACCAAATTTCCCTACTGATGTCTGGGGTCGTGTTCGACGCTTTTGGAGACAACATCTAAATACAGACTTCAATTTGTTATTAAGTATTGCTACTCAAGAAATTTTAAAgtgtaaataa